In Tachypleus tridentatus isolate NWPU-2018 chromosome 7, ASM421037v1, whole genome shotgun sequence, a genomic segment contains:
- the LOC143257440 gene encoding CDK2-associated and cullin domain-containing protein 1-like → MISAEYEQEYWPTIQNAIDLLLRQSIGHKGLMSFENVYSCINKCICKNYSERLYRDLLFEVKIHWEKVNHELEVKAGQVLVKIFDSVLSEDCLSRFLNQVNVRSPVTFLLLH, encoded by the exons ATGATTTCAGCAGAGTACGAGCAGGAATACTGGCCTACGATTCAAAATGCTATTGATCTCCTGCTCAGACAGTCCATTGGGCATAAAGGGCTTATGTCATTTGAGAATGTCTATAG ttgcatcaacaaatgtatttgtaaaaattattcagAAAGGTTGTACCGTGACCTTCTGTTTGAAGTGAAGATACATTGGGAGAAAGTAAATCATGAGCTTGAG gtcaaAGCAGGTCAAGTTTTAGTGAAGATCTTCGATTCAGTACTTTCCGAGGACTGCTTGTCCAGGTTCCTAAACCAAGTAAATGTGAGATCCCCAGTGACATTCCTGTTGTTACATTAG